In Luteolibacter arcticus, the following proteins share a genomic window:
- a CDS encoding ATP-binding protein, translating to MSGEDRIHEQAAAWEIWRHEATDPCTKLPGETGDAADLLKVLLAEATTLLEKDASALLALRSGLTASSEPVSQLLEGLSAMGLDGLIMDERTAAQLPPPYRAERIGFLPGILSEPFCAHRLEVRKAVPQEVEAPARAVLWEKLQQRVDAQGDAFLRVSISGSAGAGKSHLIGALAAWLASRGMEVARVSCLPTDVPGTFAAWRALLGQWGGDDLTAAIAATGAALTLDETLVKNLVRFLSEPVHAETDDSGLSPLQYKDILPEFIAGVLARLVAGRPCAGIIDDIQWMDEGSHGVTEALEHAGVPMLLVLGRRGQPVPEDIVLGPMSVEEHRKLLAELSGHAEITDALNDEIHRVSGGLPLISREVYSVLSQRRRLIAMGGTLDLAPAPASAESAHETPLTGRFRDLSPRLRSLLGACAIWREPFTKEQAETTAKACSPGIEFETCWSSPLLGEFIVATPALPGRFSFYHDLLREAALSLMPDRDRAAGHGAALEWMMERPLRDLSPAEAAFHARESGRDDVAVELFDRAARAALGRFALREAREAARAALDLDRVSEHTGDPVAIAQRARRYQIEGEAAFHWGMVEDAVGLLEKALVLYRVSPEKGVFPIKGAMLLRHLWLFATGKPWADATVSPVREGAARTALMLAEIAYFQNDQKRSADCCVTALDLASKNGESAMLASLCAAIACPMSGKRPRWLAERYRNIARRMIARVGDRTEQTYIEHVGCLVDLDKTRWPEAAERAAGNVAYWKSHGHGRRVEEAATHAFFVDYFRGDLGRAAEWSGVLQESAFKRTDRQSRTWAAMMGSLHALATLGTKEAEAHCRKVPVHGGDAITQSSIHVMRAMCAWRSGNPWQAMDCLRDAEDLAGQHPPVSSTQFLLADAAVLLGEMRSWGPPELEADPMFGGLVERFMKRATAFSKSFSLGGAILHCARGLHAPGGGKEFIAAENAAQRLGADFLKARARCYHALKSPASAQLQDGLTLLEKCGATAEAAFFQQLASRHDRLP from the coding sequence ATGTCCGGAGAAGATCGCATTCATGAACAAGCTGCCGCCTGGGAAATCTGGCGGCATGAAGCAACCGACCCGTGCACCAAGCTCCCCGGCGAGACCGGTGATGCCGCCGATTTGCTGAAGGTGCTGCTCGCGGAGGCAACGACGTTGTTAGAGAAGGACGCCTCGGCCTTGCTCGCGCTGCGCTCCGGCCTCACGGCCAGCAGTGAGCCGGTGTCGCAATTGCTGGAAGGCCTGTCGGCGATGGGTCTCGACGGCCTGATCATGGACGAGCGGACCGCGGCGCAATTGCCCCCGCCGTATCGCGCCGAACGCATCGGATTCCTGCCTGGAATCCTTTCGGAACCGTTCTGCGCGCACCGGCTGGAGGTACGGAAGGCGGTGCCGCAGGAGGTCGAGGCACCCGCTCGCGCGGTGTTGTGGGAGAAGCTCCAGCAACGGGTCGACGCGCAGGGCGATGCCTTCTTGCGGGTCTCGATTTCCGGATCTGCCGGTGCTGGCAAGTCTCACCTGATCGGTGCGCTGGCGGCTTGGCTCGCGTCACGGGGAATGGAGGTGGCACGGGTATCGTGCCTGCCCACGGATGTGCCCGGCACGTTCGCCGCCTGGCGTGCGTTGTTAGGTCAATGGGGTGGCGATGACCTGACCGCCGCAATTGCGGCCACCGGTGCCGCGCTGACGCTGGATGAAACGCTGGTGAAGAATCTGGTGCGCTTCCTTTCCGAGCCGGTTCATGCCGAGACGGACGACAGCGGACTCTCCCCGCTACAGTACAAGGACATCTTGCCCGAGTTCATCGCCGGCGTGTTGGCGCGGCTGGTGGCCGGGCGCCCGTGTGCGGGGATCATCGATGACATCCAGTGGATGGACGAGGGCAGCCATGGCGTGACGGAAGCACTTGAGCATGCCGGAGTGCCAATGCTGCTGGTGCTCGGCCGGCGCGGGCAGCCCGTGCCGGAAGACATCGTGCTCGGCCCGATGTCGGTGGAAGAGCACCGCAAACTGCTGGCAGAGCTGTCCGGGCACGCGGAAATCACGGATGCGCTGAACGACGAAATCCATCGCGTTTCCGGTGGGCTGCCGTTGATCTCGCGAGAGGTGTATTCAGTGCTGAGCCAGCGACGCCGCCTGATCGCGATGGGTGGCACACTCGACCTCGCGCCGGCACCTGCCTCGGCGGAATCGGCTCACGAGACACCGCTGACAGGGCGCTTCCGCGATCTGTCACCGCGGCTGCGCTCGTTGCTCGGTGCCTGTGCGATCTGGCGTGAGCCGTTCACGAAGGAGCAGGCGGAGACGACGGCCAAGGCATGCAGCCCGGGAATCGAGTTCGAGACCTGCTGGTCCTCACCGCTGTTAGGTGAATTCATTGTCGCGACTCCAGCCCTGCCCGGACGCTTTTCGTTCTATCACGATTTGCTGCGGGAAGCCGCGCTGTCGCTGATGCCCGACCGCGACCGGGCAGCGGGTCACGGGGCGGCGCTCGAATGGATGATGGAGCGACCGCTGCGGGATCTGTCGCCTGCCGAGGCCGCGTTTCACGCCCGCGAGTCCGGCCGTGATGACGTCGCGGTGGAGCTGTTCGATCGCGCGGCGCGGGCGGCGCTCGGTCGCTTCGCCTTGCGGGAAGCACGCGAGGCGGCGCGCGCGGCCTTGGACCTCGACCGCGTGAGCGAACACACCGGCGACCCGGTGGCAATCGCCCAGCGGGCGCGGCGCTACCAGATCGAAGGCGAGGCCGCCTTTCACTGGGGCATGGTCGAGGATGCGGTGGGTCTGTTAGAGAAAGCCTTGGTGCTTTACCGCGTCAGTCCGGAGAAAGGGGTATTCCCGATCAAGGGGGCCATGCTGTTGCGCCACCTGTGGCTCTTCGCCACTGGCAAACCATGGGCAGATGCCACGGTTTCGCCGGTAAGGGAAGGCGCGGCGCGCACGGCACTGATGCTTGCGGAGATCGCCTACTTCCAGAATGACCAGAAGCGATCCGCCGATTGCTGCGTCACCGCGCTCGATCTCGCCTCCAAGAATGGCGAGAGCGCGATGCTGGCGTCCTTGTGCGCGGCGATCGCCTGTCCGATGTCCGGCAAGCGGCCGCGCTGGCTGGCGGAGCGCTACCGCAATATCGCGCGGCGGATGATCGCGCGGGTCGGCGACCGCACCGAGCAGACCTACATCGAGCACGTCGGCTGTCTGGTGGATCTCGACAAGACGCGCTGGCCGGAGGCTGCCGAGCGCGCTGCCGGCAATGTGGCGTATTGGAAATCCCACGGCCATGGGCGTCGTGTGGAAGAGGCGGCGACGCATGCTTTCTTCGTAGACTACTTCCGCGGTGATCTCGGACGTGCGGCCGAGTGGTCCGGCGTGTTGCAGGAGTCGGCCTTCAAGCGCACCGACCGGCAATCGCGGACGTGGGCGGCGATGATGGGCAGCCTGCACGCGCTTGCCACCCTCGGCACCAAGGAAGCCGAAGCCCATTGCCGCAAGGTGCCGGTGCATGGTGGCGATGCGATCACGCAGTCATCGATCCATGTGATGCGGGCGATGTGCGCGTGGCGCTCAGGCAACCCGTGGCAGGCGATGGATTGTCTGCGCGATGCCGAAGATCTCGCCGGGCAACATCCGCCGGTGTCTTCCACCCAGTTCCTGTTGGCCGATGCCGCAGTATTGTTAGGCGAGATGCGTTCGTGGGGTCCGCCTGAGCTGGAAGCTGACCCGATGTTCGGCGGTCTGGTGGAGCGCTTCATGAAGCGTGCAACCGCTTTCTCGAAGAGTTTCTCCCTCGGTGGCGCGATCCTGCACTGCGCCCGCGGCCTGCATGCTCCCGGTGGTGGCAAGGAGTTCATTGCGGCGGAAAACGCGGCCCAGCGCCTGGGTGCGGATTTCCTCAAGGCCCGCGCCCGCTGCTATCACGCCCTGAAGTCACCGGCCTCCGCGCAGCTTCAGGATGGACTGACGCTTCTGGAAAAATGCGGTGCGACTGCCGAGGCCGCGTTTTTCCAGCAACTCGCCTCCCGCCATGATCGACTCCCGTGA
- a CDS encoding NAD(P)-binding protein, producing MIDSREHIVILGGGVGGCAAAYWLTATPELRAKYRVTLYQTGWRLGGKGASSRGESDQHRSEEHGPHVWFGFYENAFKTLRGAMEEHAQLGHTVGPFQTLKDLFMEAREGVFYHHNEPAGKWEPWKMALPRYAGEPGDGTPSPDIRENLWRMADHLALNLSKVGAFGPVVSWFLKMMEKILSRSVKWQEAMTCPTGIQPGDPSGWASYLSRRLIDLAGSERHWYGEPLIGRGFKLLLDYIGWRLRRMKKSAMTSEAKREVCLADLYRTCLRGALVDLLLRDETFQQLDRHEFLAWLKSHGAGFTTVKESPFLRGYYDTPFAFSNGMAHDPNNANFAAGAALRGFFRIFFGYKGAYVHRMNLGMGECVFVPLYRVLKARGVRFEFFHRVEALEPNAAGNRVARIRINRQVRLADGKDEYNPIKEVAVPHAEAPPVFWPVWPEHPMVDQLDPATLPPADDPGLESHWSTHRSSTVELYDRMDPSANGHERFDHVVLAIPPAAHPHLAKGLLEKDTRFRVMVGTSETIRTIACQFWFSDKDDLGWDTHDYFCELAMAGSGPDPFNIIIEASNILRTEATPGASHLLYLCGPISNDANEPPAGSDPGYPAREKARAKATALSWIQEKASLWPGVCLPGTNTLDPMSLYHPDEGATVEQRLDWQYFRMNIDPGERYVLSTNTAAPNRLWPWESGFNNLVFSGDWCRNSIDIGCVESAVTSAMLAAHHLTGYPTRDMIDGLQYE from the coding sequence ATGATCGACTCCCGTGAACACATCGTTATCCTCGGCGGCGGCGTCGGTGGATGTGCCGCCGCCTACTGGCTGACTGCAACCCCGGAGCTGCGCGCGAAGTATCGCGTCACTCTCTATCAGACGGGCTGGCGCTTGGGTGGGAAAGGCGCCAGCAGCCGCGGCGAGAGCGACCAGCATCGCAGCGAGGAACACGGCCCGCACGTCTGGTTCGGCTTCTATGAGAATGCCTTCAAGACCCTGCGCGGCGCGATGGAGGAACACGCGCAACTTGGCCACACCGTCGGGCCCTTCCAAACGCTGAAGGATCTCTTCATGGAGGCACGCGAAGGCGTCTTCTATCACCACAATGAACCGGCGGGGAAATGGGAGCCGTGGAAGATGGCCTTGCCTCGTTACGCGGGAGAACCCGGTGATGGTACTCCGAGTCCGGACATTCGCGAGAACCTGTGGCGCATGGCCGACCATCTCGCTCTCAACCTTAGCAAGGTCGGCGCTTTCGGTCCCGTCGTGAGTTGGTTCCTCAAGATGATGGAGAAGATCCTCAGCCGCAGCGTGAAGTGGCAGGAGGCGATGACTTGCCCGACCGGCATCCAGCCCGGCGACCCGAGCGGCTGGGCGAGCTATCTTTCCCGCCGCTTGATCGATCTCGCGGGCAGCGAGCGGCATTGGTATGGCGAGCCGCTGATCGGCCGCGGCTTCAAGCTGCTGCTCGACTACATCGGCTGGCGGCTGCGGCGTATGAAGAAGAGCGCCATGACCAGCGAGGCGAAGCGCGAGGTCTGCCTGGCCGACCTCTATCGCACCTGCTTGCGTGGCGCGCTGGTCGATCTGCTGCTCCGGGACGAAACGTTCCAACAGCTCGACCGGCATGAGTTCCTCGCGTGGCTGAAGTCGCACGGCGCCGGTTTCACCACGGTGAAGGAGTCGCCCTTCCTGCGTGGCTACTACGATACGCCCTTCGCCTTCTCCAATGGCATGGCGCATGATCCGAACAATGCCAACTTCGCCGCGGGCGCGGCACTGCGCGGTTTCTTCCGCATCTTCTTCGGCTACAAGGGCGCTTATGTCCATCGCATGAACCTAGGCATGGGCGAGTGTGTCTTCGTCCCGCTCTATCGCGTGCTCAAGGCCCGCGGAGTGCGCTTCGAGTTCTTCCACCGGGTGGAAGCTCTCGAGCCCAATGCAGCCGGCAATCGTGTCGCCCGCATCCGGATCAACCGTCAGGTTCGCCTTGCCGATGGAAAGGATGAGTACAACCCGATCAAAGAGGTGGCCGTCCCGCACGCCGAGGCACCCCCGGTCTTCTGGCCGGTCTGGCCGGAGCACCCGATGGTGGATCAGCTCGACCCTGCCACGCTGCCGCCGGCGGACGATCCCGGGCTCGAGTCCCACTGGAGCACCCATCGCAGTAGTACGGTCGAGCTTTATGATCGCATGGATCCCTCAGCCAATGGCCACGAACGGTTTGATCACGTGGTGCTCGCTATCCCGCCCGCGGCGCACCCTCATCTGGCAAAGGGTCTGTTAGAGAAAGACACCCGCTTCCGGGTCATGGTCGGTACCAGCGAGACGATCCGCACGATTGCCTGCCAGTTCTGGTTCTCCGACAAGGACGACCTGGGATGGGATACCCACGATTACTTCTGCGAGCTGGCGATGGCCGGCTCGGGGCCGGACCCGTTCAACATCATCATCGAGGCCTCCAACATCCTGAGGACCGAGGCGACTCCCGGTGCCAGCCATCTGCTCTACCTGTGTGGCCCGATTTCCAACGATGCCAACGAGCCGCCGGCCGGCAGCGATCCGGGTTACCCCGCGCGCGAGAAGGCGCGTGCCAAGGCGACAGCCTTGAGCTGGATTCAGGAGAAGGCTTCGCTTTGGCCCGGTGTGTGTCTCCCCGGCACCAACACCCTTGACCCGATGTCGCTCTATCATCCCGACGAGGGGGCGACGGTCGAGCAGCGTCTCGATTGGCAGTACTTCCGGATGAACATCGACCCCGGCGAGCGCTACGTGCTCTCGACCAATACCGCCGCTCCGAACCGACTGTGGCCGTGGGAAAGCGGCTTCAACAACCTGGTCTTCTCGGGCGACTGGTGCCGCAACTCCATCGACATCGGCTGCGTCGAGTCCGCCGTCACCTCCGCCATGCTCGCGGCGCACCATCTGACGGGCTACCCGACCCGCGACATGATCGACGGGCTGCAGTACGAGTGA
- a CDS encoding LamG-like jellyroll fold domain-containing protein encodes MNPTSTSAPRWLAAITLAAAFPLHGATVTLNAGDGFGLSSFNTAGNWNPSGLPVAGNAYQVAVIQLRTPADGNSYTFQGDSLSINTGGSMLYKGAGTAGILTVPNLILNGGKLDHASSFADVFTVAGGLQFAAASIIEARQGPIVISSVMTGSAGLTLPVTNNNNAYSVTFRGASTYTGSITVAGNLVLDTTGSFTFAIGATGVNNTISGTGSTVFNGAFNIDLTNAGDTIGNQWTLVNVATLVETFGTNFSIAGFTENNGFWTSADGKYQFNEATGVLSRITADTDGDGLPDTWEMDYFEHLDEGALDDPDGDYATNLLEFQRTTNPELATSYPDTDGDGLNDGWELHFFNNSLAQLANGDPDGDHNTNAAEQTAGSDPNNAFAYPDTDNDGLNDGWEVFYFDTLPAGVPDADPDGDLFDNEEEMWSGTNPEDQLSSPDIDNDMAGDGLPDGWEVKYFRVGNETLAEATARQSAIGDPDADGVNNKLEYLVGTDPSNAASAETTLGYWRFEEATAGEVPAGGNGQYLFPTSIQDSSVYGNHMMAWADYSRPNYAAVVPSPTVPATGASDTASLFFQRNANGIYYIEAIFSTPTANLGGGQATLRTYPFTGFTVEASFNTNLTGQWQVPVCKLGNPVAGQPPFSIKIDTANKLRAGMVDGSGVAREIIGTSTIAAGSWYSTAVTGTATEMKLWLKKPGDAGYVLEGTAAISGAWHVPATGPLDNPWNIGQGMWNGGATDAFQGNIDEVRISAVALPESQFLFHQDGTPFQLWAEQNIPNASLRAETADADGDGTSNLVEFRLGLNPMSGSSFFAGSLSGSTITWPAAAGVQFTVQRSTTLAGWENVGTVTATGASASWTDLSPPPGGKAFYKVTFVE; translated from the coding sequence ATGAATCCGACCTCAACCTCAGCACCGCGATGGCTTGCCGCCATCACCCTGGCCGCCGCCTTCCCACTCCACGGGGCAACCGTGACGCTCAATGCCGGCGACGGCTTCGGCCTCTCGTCGTTCAACACCGCAGGCAACTGGAATCCCTCCGGACTACCTGTTGCCGGGAACGCCTATCAAGTCGCCGTGATCCAGCTCCGCACTCCGGCGGATGGGAACAGCTACACGTTTCAAGGCGATTCGCTGTCGATCAACACGGGTGGCTCCATGCTTTACAAGGGCGCGGGGACCGCGGGCATCCTCACCGTCCCCAACCTGATCCTCAATGGAGGCAAGCTCGACCATGCGAGCAGCTTCGCCGATGTCTTCACCGTGGCCGGTGGACTGCAATTCGCCGCCGCCTCCATCATCGAAGCCCGCCAGGGACCGATCGTGATCTCCTCGGTGATGACCGGCAGCGCCGGGCTGACCTTGCCCGTCACCAACAATAACAACGCCTACTCCGTCACCTTCAGGGGTGCCAGCACCTACACCGGAAGCATCACGGTTGCGGGGAATCTGGTGTTGGATACCACGGGCTCGTTCACCTTTGCGATCGGTGCCACCGGGGTGAACAACACCATCTCCGGTACCGGATCCACAGTGTTCAACGGAGCCTTCAATATCGATCTGACGAATGCGGGCGACACCATCGGCAACCAGTGGACGCTGGTGAATGTCGCCACCCTCGTCGAAACCTTCGGCACGAATTTCAGCATCGCCGGCTTCACCGAGAACAACGGCTTCTGGACCTCGGCCGACGGTAAATACCAATTCAATGAAGCAACCGGCGTGCTCAGCCGCATCACCGCCGACACGGATGGTGACGGGCTGCCGGATACGTGGGAGATGGACTACTTCGAGCATCTCGACGAAGGGGCGCTGGACGATCCCGATGGCGACTATGCCACCAACCTTCTGGAGTTTCAGAGAACGACCAATCCGGAACTTGCCACCTCTTATCCCGACACTGACGGGGATGGGCTGAACGACGGTTGGGAACTCCACTTCTTCAACAACAGTCTCGCCCAGCTCGCGAATGGCGATCCCGATGGCGACCACAATACCAACGCCGCCGAACAGACCGCCGGCAGCGATCCTAACAACGCCTTCGCCTATCCCGACACCGACAACGACGGCCTCAACGATGGCTGGGAGGTCTTTTACTTCGATACGCTTCCCGCGGGCGTTCCGGATGCCGATCCCGATGGCGACCTCTTCGACAATGAAGAAGAGATGTGGTCGGGCACCAATCCCGAGGACCAGCTCTCCTCACCGGACATCGACAACGACATGGCCGGCGACGGACTGCCTGACGGATGGGAAGTGAAGTACTTCCGCGTCGGCAATGAAACGCTGGCCGAAGCGACCGCACGTCAAAGCGCCATCGGCGATCCGGACGCCGATGGCGTGAACAACAAGCTGGAGTATCTGGTCGGCACCGACCCCTCAAACGCGGCATCGGCGGAAACGACGCTGGGCTACTGGCGCTTCGAGGAAGCGACCGCTGGCGAAGTTCCCGCGGGTGGCAATGGCCAGTATCTGTTTCCCACTTCGATCCAGGACTCATCCGTCTACGGCAACCACATGATGGCATGGGCCGACTACAGCCGCCCGAACTACGCCGCGGTGGTCCCGTCCCCCACAGTGCCGGCCACCGGTGCCTCTGATACCGCTTCGCTGTTCTTCCAGCGGAATGCCAATGGCATTTACTACATCGAGGCGATCTTCTCGACACCGACTGCCAACCTCGGTGGTGGCCAAGCGACCTTGCGGACCTACCCCTTCACCGGCTTCACCGTCGAGGCGAGCTTCAATACCAACCTCACCGGCCAATGGCAGGTGCCGGTGTGCAAGCTAGGCAATCCGGTCGCAGGCCAACCGCCGTTCTCGATCAAGATCGACACCGCGAATAAACTGCGCGCTGGGATGGTGGATGGATCCGGCGTGGCTCGGGAGATCATCGGCACCTCGACGATCGCGGCGGGCTCCTGGTATTCCACCGCAGTCACCGGCACCGCCACCGAGATGAAGCTGTGGCTGAAGAAGCCCGGCGATGCTGGCTACGTGCTGGAAGGCACGGCCGCCATCTCCGGTGCGTGGCATGTGCCGGCCACCGGTCCGCTCGATAACCCTTGGAACATCGGCCAGGGCATGTGGAACGGCGGTGCCACCGACGCATTCCAAGGCAACATCGACGAAGTGCGGATCAGCGCCGTGGCCTTGCCAGAGTCGCAATTCCTCTTCCACCAGGATGGCACGCCATTCCAGTTGTGGGCGGAGCAAAACATCCCGAACGCCAGCCTGCGCGCAGAGACCGCCGATGCTGACGGCGACGGCACCTCGAATCTCGTCGAGTTCCGTCTCGGCCTGAATCCGATGAGCGGCTCATCGTTCTTCGCAGGAAGCTTGAGCGGCAGCACCATCACCTGGCCTGCCGCTGCCGGAGTGCAGTTCACGGTCCAGCGAAGCACCACTCTTGCTGGCTGGGAGAACGTCGGGACGGTGACCGCCACGGGTGCGAGCGCGTCATGGACCGACCTGTCACCTCCGCCCGGCGGCAAGGCATTCTACAAGGTCACGTTTGTGGAATAA
- the ruvX gene encoding Holliday junction resolvase RuvX — translation MDEGPHPALGIDHGEARIGIAATDPLGILAHPVETIDVRATDPIDRIAQLVTQRGIRTLVVGLPIRSDGTEGTAAEKVRAFATKLSARLPELPLELVDEAYTTLAASAKLREAGRKAKQQKGVIDQAAAVEILEAWMNGI, via the coding sequence ATGGACGAAGGCCCGCATCCCGCGCTCGGCATTGATCACGGCGAAGCCCGCATCGGCATCGCCGCCACCGATCCGCTCGGCATCCTGGCCCATCCGGTGGAAACGATCGATGTCCGCGCGACCGATCCTATCGATCGCATCGCGCAACTCGTGACGCAGCGTGGTATCCGCACGCTGGTCGTGGGCCTGCCGATTCGCAGCGATGGCACCGAGGGCACCGCGGCGGAGAAAGTCCGCGCGTTCGCGACCAAGCTCTCGGCGCGTTTGCCGGAGTTGCCGCTCGAACTCGTCGATGAGGCCTACACCACGCTGGCCGCTTCTGCGAAGCTGCGCGAGGCCGGCCGCAAGGCGAAGCAGCAGAAAGGCGTGATCGATCAAGCCGCCGCCGTCGAGATCCTCGAGGCGTGGATGAACGGGATCTAA
- a CDS encoding glycoside hydrolase family 16 protein, translating to MTRYLLPLLFTASAFAQNEEPAAPPRHPAYKLVWSDEFDGDGAVDESKWRFEEGFQRNHELQWYRKDNAVKKEGLLVIEARREKFPNPQFREGARDWKHQRKEADYTSASLTTAGKQDWKFGRFEIRARFKARPGLWPAIWTTGRGRWPHGGEIDILEYYGGRIYANFCWAGKGGRDLWSTGSHSFGRFDDGSWQERFHVWVLEWDAEKMTIWLDGQPLNTQLMSHVKNQDGPPVNPFLAPQAMRLNFAIGGMNGGDPSGTTFPQRYEVDYVRVYQKPE from the coding sequence ATGACCCGATACCTGCTGCCTCTTCTCTTCACCGCATCCGCGTTCGCCCAGAACGAGGAACCGGCTGCACCGCCGCGCCATCCGGCGTACAAGCTCGTCTGGTCCGACGAGTTCGATGGCGATGGCGCGGTGGATGAGAGCAAGTGGCGCTTCGAGGAAGGCTTCCAGCGGAACCACGAACTCCAGTGGTACCGCAAGGACAACGCCGTGAAGAAGGAAGGCCTGCTGGTCATCGAGGCTCGCCGTGAGAAGTTTCCCAATCCGCAGTTCCGCGAGGGCGCCCGCGACTGGAAGCACCAGCGCAAGGAGGCCGACTACACATCCGCCTCGCTGACCACTGCGGGCAAGCAGGACTGGAAATTCGGCCGCTTCGAGATCCGCGCCCGTTTCAAAGCCCGCCCCGGTCTGTGGCCGGCCATCTGGACCACCGGCCGCGGACGCTGGCCGCATGGGGGCGAGATCGATATCCTCGAATACTACGGCGGTCGTATTTACGCGAATTTCTGCTGGGCCGGAAAGGGCGGCCGCGACTTGTGGAGCACCGGCTCGCATTCATTCGGCCGCTTCGACGACGGCAGTTGGCAGGAGCGCTTCCACGTGTGGGTGCTGGAGTGGGACGCGGAGAAGATGACGATCTGGCTCGATGGCCAGCCGCTCAACACGCAGCTCATGAGCCACGTGAAGAATCAAGACGGCCCCCCCGTGAATCCGTTTCTCGCTCCGCAGGCGATGCGCCTGAACTTCGCGATCGGCGGCATGAATGGCGGCGATCCTTCCGGCACGACTTTCCCGCAGCGCTACGAGGTGGATTACGTGCGCGTTTATCAGAAGCCGGAGTAG
- the metG gene encoding methionine--tRNA ligase, which yields MFYITTAIDYTNGAPHIGHAYEKVLADVIARYQRLKGEEVYFLTGVDQHGQKVQQIAEKEGINPATFAKKTTKLFLNLWKKLGVAYDGWAETTDDRHKACVRAILSDLKERGELYKKGYKGFYSIRQEQFLTDRDRNEAGEFGPEWGEVMEIEEENWYFRLSAHAEWLKNYVSSNPDFVVPGFRRNELVGALANSGELDLCISRPKERLRWGIEFPFDPDFVTYVWFDALINYISFAGYRAQEGSDLPSFEKLWPCAAHVIGKDILVPAHGIYWPCMLHAMGFSDEQMPKILVHGWWNRKNAAGGSEKMSKSLGNVVDPDELADKFGVDALRYYLVRDIVTGKDADFDLERLVMLYNQELANELGNLCNRALAMTGRFCNGIVTTTGETSDDDLDMRASLATVIEDYRAAMDAFDIAEGLKAINRHVTFCNAYADRNKPWELAKDPTNKARLEAVLANLVESLAHCAVLLSPVLPDPAERIAAQLRIDDLLKLKLDDLKWGLVANGHETGKAKPVFPKIVIEEAE from the coding sequence ATGTTCTACATCACCACCGCCATCGACTACACCAACGGCGCCCCGCACATCGGCCACGCCTATGAAAAGGTGCTCGCCGACGTGATCGCCCGCTACCAGCGGTTGAAAGGCGAGGAGGTCTATTTCCTGACGGGCGTGGACCAGCACGGCCAGAAGGTCCAGCAGATCGCGGAAAAGGAAGGGATCAACCCCGCCACCTTCGCCAAGAAGACGACCAAGCTTTTCCTCAACCTCTGGAAGAAGCTCGGCGTCGCCTACGACGGCTGGGCGGAAACCACCGACGACCGCCACAAGGCCTGCGTCCGGGCGATCCTCAGCGACCTGAAGGAGCGCGGCGAACTCTACAAGAAGGGCTACAAGGGATTCTACTCGATCCGCCAGGAGCAATTCCTCACCGATCGCGACCGCAACGAAGCCGGCGAATTCGGGCCCGAATGGGGCGAGGTCATGGAAATCGAGGAAGAGAACTGGTACTTCCGCCTCAGCGCCCACGCCGAGTGGCTGAAAAACTACGTCTCTAGTAATCCGGATTTCGTGGTTCCCGGCTTCCGCCGCAATGAGCTGGTCGGTGCGCTGGCGAATTCCGGCGAGCTGGACCTCTGCATCTCCCGCCCGAAGGAGCGTCTCCGCTGGGGCATCGAGTTTCCCTTTGACCCCGACTTCGTCACCTACGTCTGGTTCGACGCGCTGATCAATTACATCTCCTTTGCCGGTTACCGCGCGCAGGAAGGCTCCGACCTTCCCTCCTTCGAGAAACTCTGGCCCTGTGCCGCGCACGTCATCGGCAAGGACATCCTGGTGCCTGCCCACGGCATCTATTGGCCCTGCATGCTCCACGCGATGGGCTTCAGCGACGAGCAGATGCCCAAGATCCTCGTCCACGGCTGGTGGAACCGGAAGAACGCGGCCGGCGGCAGCGAGAAGATGTCCAAGTCGCTCGGCAATGTCGTCGATCCCGACGAACTCGCCGACAAGTTTGGTGTCGATGCTCTGCGCTACTACCTCGTGCGCGACATCGTCACCGGAAAGGATGCGGACTTCGATCTCGAACGGCTGGTGATGCTCTACAACCAGGAGTTGGCGAATGAACTCGGCAACCTCTGCAACCGCGCTCTCGCCATGACGGGACGCTTCTGCAATGGCATCGTCACCACCACGGGCGAGACGAGTGACGATGACCTCGACATGCGCGCCTCGCTCGCCACGGTCATCGAGGACTATCGTGCCGCGATGGACGCATTCGACATCGCCGAAGGTCTCAAGGCCATCAACCGCCACGTCACCTTCTGCAACGCCTACGCCGACCGCAACAAGCCGTGGGAACTTGCCAAGGATCCCACCAACAAGGCGCGCCTCGAAGCCGTGCTCGCGAACCTCGTGGAGAGCCTCGCCCACTGCGCGGTGTTGCTTTCGCCCGTGCTGCCGGATCCCGCCGAGCGCATCGCCGCCCAGCTCCGGATTGACGATTTGCTGAAGCTGAAGCTGGATGACCTGAAGTGGGGCCTCGTCGCCAACGGCCACGAAACCGGCAAGGCCAAGCCGGTCTTCCCGAAAATTGTCATCGAAGAAGCGGAATGA